The stretch of DNA AGCATTCGGCCGACCTTATCGACCATCGAAGTCACAGCATCATGGATTTGCATAAAAGTCTCGCCGGTCACTTGTATATGGTTTGACCCTTCCTCTGCTTGGAGGTACCCGTTTTCTAATGATTCCGCCATTTCTTTGGCATCATTTTGAATAGCTGCGGCGATTGCTGTAATTTCAGTAACGGATTTAGAAACCTGTTCAGCCAACTTGCGCACCTCATCCGCTACGACAGCAAAGCCTTTTCCGTGCTCTCCTGCCCGCGCTGCTTCAATCTCGGCATTCAGCGCCAGCAAGTTCGTTTGTTGAGCGATATCCTGAACGACATCCACTAATTTCGTTACTTGTTCGGATTGTTTGCCAAACCCCTGCACTTTGTCAACTGAATCCTTCATGATGGTCTCAATGGACTCCATTTGTTCAATGGCAATCTCCATTAAATGCTGACCGTTTTTTGTCATTTTTAATACTTCATTTGAAGAAAGGGATACGTGGTCTCCTGCTTCATTTGCTTGTTCAATTTTCACCATAAAGTCATCCATCGCTTTCGTTAAAGCCGCCGCTTCATTGGCCTGAGAATCTGCTCCGCCTGCCAAATCTTCCATAGTGGATGCTACTTGCCCGCTCCCTTCTTTCACTTCATTGGCGGCTTGAGTTAATTCTTCACTCCGTCTGGTTACTTCTTCGGCTGCACGTGAAACTTCCTGCACCATTTCTCGGAGATGCCCCGTCGTTTGATTCGCCGCGTCAACCAATAACCCGACTTCATCTTTGGATTTAGCAGCCATCTTCTCTCCGCTTAAATCTCCTTTAGCCACAGACTGCAGCCTTTTTACTACCTTAGAGATGGGCCGAGCGATGCCGTTTGCTAAATATAAGGACGTGATCACCGCTGCGATGATTGTTCCTATTATAATCATAATTGTTTTGATCAATAGATCTTGCTTCATCTTCAAGATCGGGGTTAAATCCTGTGACAGCTGAATGATTCCTTGCACCTGATCTCCTAATGGACTGTATAAAGGTTGATACAAGCGCATTTCGCTTCCAACAATTCTCTTTACTTCTTTGCCGGAAAGCACTTGATCAGAAATCGTTTGATCTTGCAGTGATTCTCCTATCTTAAGCGCCTGCTCTTTGTCTGTGGTTAAGGCTAACTGATCTTTTTCATATAGCGAGATATTCCCAGAAATGGAATGC from Bacillus xiapuensis encodes:
- a CDS encoding methyl-accepting chemotaxis protein; amino-acid sequence: MPQRSLKTKLVTVLLCLSVIPLLISSALLYKQSISSLDKLMEDNIQQAKGVSAYYFEQKSNEALYIGRRYADNPQLITALKGKNREELNRQILPVYKMLEKEKGLSVFEFGDQSGRVVTRAHNPKKFGDDKSGSKDIQAALAGKEMKGFSFGKSGLAVRAYVPVKDGKEIIGTFQVGFGFTENMLKDIRHSISGNISLYEKDQLALTTDKEQALKIGESLQDQTISDQVLSGKEVKRIVGSEMRLYQPLYSPLGDQVQGIIQLSQDLTPILKMKQDLLIKTIMIIIGTIIAAVITSLYLANGIARPISKVVKRLQSVAKGDLSGEKMAAKSKDEVGLLVDAANQTTGHLREMVQEVSRAAEEVTRRSEELTQAANEVKEGSGQVASTMEDLAGGADSQANEAAALTKAMDDFMVKIEQANEAGDHVSLSSNEVLKMTKNGQHLMEIAIEQMESIETIMKDSVDKVQGFGKQSEQVTKLVDVVQDIAQQTNLLALNAEIEAARAGEHGKGFAVVADEVRKLAEQVSKSVTEITAIAAAIQNDAKEMAESLENGYLQAEEGSNHIQVTGETFMQIHDAVTSMVDKVGRMLRRLASMTENSKGMDTSIEMIASISEESAAGAEQTSASVQQTATSMEEVAENARSLSILAEELNHQVSKFKWD